One genomic segment of Candidatus Anaeroferrophillus wilburensis includes these proteins:
- the maf gene encoding septum formation protein Maf: MAATSLLQFSHPLLTCKEGFILASLSPRRQDLLQNLGLEFTVMAAAVDESMHAGEIPALYVQRLAAAKAAAVADHQGGNWVLAADTIVVRDDGVMLGKPRSALEACEMLASLAGRWHTVYTAFTIIHRGRGVSQTSMDQTRVRLMPLSPALIAAYVATGEPMDKAGSYALQGIGGSFIADIHGSPSTVIGLPVHLVVAELMDMGVVEVGCHGA; encoded by the coding sequence ATGGCTGCAACTTCTCTACTTCAGTTCTCACATCCCCTGTTGACGTGCAAGGAGGGGTTTATCTTGGCCTCCCTTTCCCCGCGTCGACAGGATTTGCTGCAGAATCTCGGCCTGGAATTCACGGTAATGGCTGCCGCCGTAGATGAATCAATGCATGCAGGGGAGATTCCTGCCCTCTATGTTCAGCGGTTGGCGGCGGCAAAGGCTGCTGCGGTTGCTGATCATCAAGGGGGCAACTGGGTGTTGGCTGCAGATACCATCGTTGTGCGTGATGATGGGGTGATGCTTGGTAAGCCACGATCAGCTTTGGAAGCTTGTGAAATGCTTGCCTCTCTCGCCGGAAGGTGGCATACAGTGTATACTGCTTTTACGATCATCCACCGGGGCAGAGGCGTTTCGCAGACGTCCATGGATCAAACCAGAGTCCGGCTGATGCCTCTGTCGCCGGCTTTAATAGCTGCCTACGTCGCAACCGGTGAGCCGATGGATAAAGCCGGCTCGTATGCGTTGCAGGGTATTGGCGGTTCTTTTATTGCCGATATTCATGGTTCTCCTTCAACGGTTATCGGTCTCCCGGTTCATCTGGTGGTTGCCGAATTGATGGATATGGGCGTTGTCGAGGTAGGCTGCCATGGAGCATAG
- the argH gene encoding argininosuccinate lyase, which yields MSTEKPWGGRFSERTDKLVEDFTASIGFDQRLYREDIRGSIAHCRMLTSCKVISLQEGEQIIAGLQAILKEIESGEFVFSVPLEDIHMNIESRLSAMIGAELAGKLHTARSRNDQVALDIRLYLKKEVPEIKESLRQLIGAFIDQAERSLPVVMPGFTHLQQAQPVLFSHHLLAYVEMFGRDYGRLENLEKQSDVLPLGAGALAGTSFAIDRQQVADELGFAGLTANSMDAVSDRDGVLEMLFAAALIMVHLSRFCEELVLWSTVQFDFISLADSFCTGSSIMPQKKNPDVPELIRGKCGRVIGSLVSLLVTMKALPLAYNKDMQEDKEPLFDAVDTVKASLAIMAPLVATMSVKQQKMASQAEAGFSTATEIADYLVRRGLPFRQAHEIVGNIVASCVDKGLAFSDLGADDWLRFSPFLDAGVESLLSADDAVQSKDVYGGTARRQVSLQLERVKQLWQKA from the coding sequence GTGAGTACAGAGAAACCATGGGGCGGCAGGTTTTCTGAGCGGACGGATAAACTGGTGGAAGATTTTACTGCTTCTATCGGCTTTGATCAGCGACTCTACCGCGAGGATATCCGGGGGAGCATTGCTCATTGCCGGATGCTGACTTCCTGTAAGGTTATCAGCTTGCAGGAGGGGGAGCAGATTATTGCCGGCCTGCAGGCCATCCTTAAGGAAATTGAAAGCGGTGAGTTTGTCTTTTCGGTGCCCCTGGAAGATATTCACATGAATATCGAATCCCGTTTGTCTGCCATGATCGGGGCGGAGTTGGCGGGCAAGTTGCATACCGCCCGCAGTCGCAACGACCAGGTAGCCCTTGATATTCGTCTCTACTTGAAAAAGGAGGTTCCGGAGATCAAGGAGTCGTTGCGTCAGCTGATTGGTGCCTTTATCGACCAGGCAGAGCGATCATTGCCGGTGGTCATGCCTGGTTTTACCCATCTGCAGCAGGCGCAGCCGGTGCTTTTTTCCCACCATTTGCTTGCCTATGTCGAGATGTTCGGGCGAGATTATGGCCGCCTGGAAAACCTTGAAAAGCAAAGTGACGTGTTGCCGTTAGGCGCTGGTGCCTTGGCTGGAACAAGTTTTGCCATTGACCGCCAGCAGGTAGCGGATGAACTTGGCTTTGCCGGACTGACTGCCAATAGCATGGATGCCGTCAGTGACCGTGACGGTGTGCTGGAGATGCTTTTTGCTGCAGCCTTGATCATGGTTCATCTTTCCCGTTTTTGTGAAGAGCTGGTTCTCTGGTCTACGGTGCAGTTTGACTTCATCTCCTTGGCAGATTCCTTCTGTACCGGCAGCAGCATTATGCCCCAGAAGAAAAACCCCGATGTTCCGGAATTGATTCGTGGCAAATGCGGCCGGGTGATCGGCTCGCTGGTTTCACTGCTGGTCACCATGAAAGCCCTGCCGCTGGCCTACAATAAGGATATGCAGGAGGATAAAGAGCCTCTCTTTGATGCCGTTGATACGGTCAAGGCATCGCTGGCAATTATGGCGCCATTGGTTGCGACCATGTCGGTTAAACAGCAAAAGATGGCTTCGCAGGCTGAAGCCGGGTTTTCAACCGCTACCGAAATAGCTGATTACCTGGTGCGCCGTGGGCTTCCTTTCCGCCAGGCACATGAGATTGTTGGCAATATTGTTGCCTCCTGTGTGGATAAAGGCCTGGCTTTCAGTGATCTTGGAGCCGATGACTGGCTGCGGTTTTCACCTTTTTTAGATGCTGGGGTTGAATCGTTGCTTTCCGCTGACGACGCCGTGCAAAGTAAGGATGTCTATGGCGGTACTGCCCGCCGGCAGGTATCCCTGCAACTTGAGCGGGTCAAGCAGTTGTGGCAAAAGGCGTAA
- the lgt gene encoding prolipoprotein diacylglyceryl transferase has protein sequence MIKWGGLTIHTYGLLVAIGFLMAMIYAVQAGKKEGLAPDLIYDLFFYALLFAIIGARILYVLINSSYYRSHPLEILYIWQGGLVFYGGFLAAVAAVYIKLRIHHLAVMQVADIAAPALALAQAIGRLGCLAAGCCYGGHCGLPFALIFSDPASLAPLHVALHPTQIYHAVANGLLFVILAWHRHHRSFVGQSAVLYLLLYPVGRFTIEFFRGDQRGGWWLFSTSQWISVVLFLCGLALLVALKGFGKPEPPAHGA, from the coding sequence TTGATTAAATGGGGTGGGCTGACCATTCACACCTATGGCCTGTTGGTGGCAATCGGTTTTCTCATGGCCATGATCTATGCGGTACAGGCGGGAAAAAAAGAAGGACTAGCCCCCGATCTTATCTATGACCTTTTTTTTTATGCCCTGTTGTTTGCCATAATCGGCGCTAGAATCCTTTACGTTTTGATCAATAGTTCCTATTACCGTAGCCATCCCTTGGAGATCTTGTACATCTGGCAGGGAGGGCTGGTGTTCTACGGTGGCTTTCTCGCGGCGGTGGCCGCGGTTTATATCAAGCTGCGCATCCACCACCTTGCTGTTATGCAGGTGGCTGATATCGCTGCGCCGGCCCTGGCTTTGGCCCAGGCGATCGGCCGCCTTGGGTGCCTGGCTGCTGGTTGCTGTTATGGCGGTCACTGTGGTCTCCCTTTTGCGTTGATATTTTCCGATCCCGCCAGCCTCGCACCGTTGCACGTTGCCCTGCATCCGACCCAGATCTATCATGCGGTCGCCAACGGGCTGCTTTTTGTAATTCTGGCATGGCACCGCCATCATCGGTCTTTTGTTGGTCAGTCAGCTGTCCTCTATCTTCTTCTGTATCCCGTTGGGCGTTTTACCATTGAATTCTTTCGCGGCGATCAGCGGGGCGGCTGGTGGTTGTTCTCCACTTCCCAATGGATCAGTGTTGTCCTGTTTTTGTGCGGTCTTGCTCTCCTTGTCGCCTTGAAGGGTTTTGGAAAACCCGAGCCACCGGCCCATGGGGCGTAA
- a CDS encoding YicC family protein, whose product MVHDLLSMTGYGESRAEIGPYAVEVTVRSVNSRYLDFRFKAPSMCSHLEPLVRRKVQQRLLRGKVDLNLQVSVAPDAGEQAVQVNRGLAKAYKELFETLQHDLALQDGDIPLSLIVGQRDVLQTMPDPALMRSHTDAYLAAVEQALEMMVAMQTAEGEALKVELLGRCQLLEGLIGEVTECVKTLPAILRDRLVGRITELLDGVGLVDENRIYQEAAQQAEKADVTEEIVRFKSHCQQFCATVAGGKGARGKKLDFIIQEMLREINTVGSKSSLLPVAQHVIRVKDELEKLREQVQNVA is encoded by the coding sequence ATGGTGCATGATTTGCTTAGTATGACCGGTTATGGGGAATCGCGGGCCGAGATCGGCCCTTATGCGGTTGAGGTTACTGTCCGGTCCGTTAACTCCCGTTACCTGGACTTTCGTTTTAAAGCACCGTCCATGTGCTCCCATCTGGAGCCTCTGGTGCGCAGAAAAGTTCAGCAGAGGCTTTTGCGCGGCAAGGTGGATCTGAATCTTCAGGTAAGTGTTGCTCCTGATGCAGGGGAGCAGGCCGTTCAGGTAAACAGGGGGCTTGCGAAAGCGTATAAGGAGCTGTTTGAGACCCTGCAGCATGACCTTGCTCTGCAGGATGGTGATATCCCCTTAAGCCTGATTGTCGGCCAACGGGACGTTCTGCAGACCATGCCAGATCCTGCGTTGATGCGCAGCCATACGGACGCATATCTGGCTGCAGTCGAACAGGCATTGGAGATGATGGTGGCGATGCAGACCGCAGAGGGGGAGGCGTTAAAGGTCGAGCTTTTGGGACGTTGCCAACTGCTTGAAGGGCTGATTGGGGAGGTAACCGAATGCGTGAAAACGCTGCCCGCTATTCTTCGTGATCGGCTTGTCGGTCGTATCACGGAGCTTCTTGATGGTGTTGGCCTCGTGGATGAAAACCGTATTTATCAGGAAGCTGCGCAACAGGCTGAAAAGGCGGATGTTACCGAGGAGATTGTACGTTTTAAAAGCCATTGTCAGCAGTTTTGTGCCACGGTGGCAGGCGGCAAAGGCGCTCGCGGTAAAAAACTCGATTTTATTATTCAGGAGATGCTGCGCGAAATTAATACGGTTGGCTCTAAATCATCATTGTTGCCGGTTGCTCAGCATGTCATCAGGGTGAAGGATGAACTGGAGAAG
- the argF gene encoding ornithine carbamoyltransferase, translating to MSRKNKDFLDLYSWPAGDLRDVLSLATVLKAERLPRRSRLAGRTLAMIFEKASTRTRVSFEVGMFQLGGQALFLSRHDTQLGRGEPIEDTARVLSRYVDGIMIRTFSQDDVVCLARHATVPVINGLTDLLHPSQVLADIFTIQERLGEIRSMKVAYIGDGNNMANSWIHGALRFGFDLTLACPAGYHPDSAIMALADKSHGSTIKVVADPLEAARDAQVINTDVWASMGQEEEAAARRQVFAPFQVNDALLAVADPAAMVLHCLPAHRGEEISAAVFSRFQELIFTQAENRLHVQKALLVRLLGGEDESR from the coding sequence ATGAGCAGGAAAAACAAGGATTTCCTTGATTTATACAGTTGGCCGGCAGGGGATTTGCGGGATGTTTTGTCCCTAGCCACGGTACTGAAGGCCGAGCGTTTACCGCGTCGTTCACGACTTGCTGGCAGGACGCTGGCAATGATTTTTGAAAAAGCTTCCACGAGAACCAGAGTTTCTTTTGAAGTGGGTATGTTCCAGCTTGGAGGGCAGGCACTTTTTCTCAGCCGCCATGATACCCAACTGGGGCGGGGGGAGCCCATTGAAGATACGGCCCGTGTTTTATCCCGTTATGTTGACGGGATCATGATCAGAACCTTTTCACAGGATGACGTTGTGTGCCTGGCCCGGCATGCCACCGTGCCGGTGATCAACGGGCTGACCGACCTGTTGCATCCCAGTCAGGTACTTGCCGATATCTTCACGATCCAGGAGCGGCTGGGCGAGATACGCTCGATGAAAGTTGCTTATATTGGTGACGGCAACAATATGGCCAACTCCTGGATCCATGGAGCGCTGCGTTTCGGTTTTGATTTGACCCTGGCGTGTCCGGCTGGCTACCACCCTGATTCAGCCATCATGGCATTGGCTGACAAGAGCCATGGGAGTACGATTAAGGTAGTGGCCGATCCGCTGGAAGCGGCCAGGGATGCCCAAGTGATTAATACCGATGTTTGGGCCAGCATGGGGCAGGAAGAAGAGGCCGCAGCCAGGCGCCAGGTTTTTGCCCCGTTTCAGGTTAACGATGCGTTGCTGGCCGTGGCTGACCCAGCAGCTATGGTGCTCCATTGCCTGCCTGCCCATCGTGGGGAGGAAATTTCCGCAGCGGTTTTTTCGCGTTTCCAGGAGCTTATTTTCACCCAGGCTGAAAACCGCCTGCATGTCCAGAAAGCACTGCTTGTTCGTTTATTAGGGGGAGAAGATGAAAGCCGTTAA
- the lysA gene encoding diaminopimelate decarboxylase gives MHTFLYKNDELFCEQVPVAEIARQQGTPFYLYSQETLSRHYQVFDEAFAGIDHLVCYSVKACSNLSVISLFAGFGSGCDVVSGGELFRALKAGVPAAKIVFSGVGKTAAEISAALDAGILMFNVESSQELEAINGIAGKMGRVAPVSIRVNPDVDPQTHPYISTGLSGNKFGVPMAEAMTQFQIAARLPHVEVIGVDCHIGSQLTQVSPFRDAMIRVKLLVESLRRLDMEIRFLDIGGGLGITYDAEVPPLPKEYAEAVIDVLGDLQCTLIMEPGRVLVGNAGIMVTKVLYTKLGATKKFVIVDAGMNDLVRPSLYGAYQNIIPVNRAASGDSADLQPVDVVGPICESGDFLAQDRPLPSVCQGDLLAVMSAGAYGFTMSSNYNSRPRVPEILVTGDHYRVIRQRETFADLIRGELLS, from the coding sequence ATGCATACTTTTTTGTATAAAAATGATGAATTGTTCTGCGAGCAGGTTCCGGTTGCTGAGATCGCCCGCCAGCAGGGCACTCCTTTTTATCTCTATAGTCAGGAGACTCTCAGCCGCCATTATCAGGTTTTTGATGAGGCGTTTGCCGGCATTGATCATCTTGTCTGCTACTCCGTCAAAGCCTGTTCCAACCTCAGTGTTATTTCCCTTTTTGCCGGTTTTGGCAGCGGTTGTGACGTGGTCTCCGGTGGTGAGCTGTTCCGCGCTTTAAAGGCCGGGGTGCCCGCGGCAAAAATTGTTTTTTCCGGGGTTGGCAAAACAGCCGCAGAGATCAGCGCGGCGCTCGACGCCGGAATTTTGATGTTTAATGTCGAGTCTTCACAGGAGTTGGAAGCCATTAATGGCATTGCGGGAAAAATGGGCCGGGTTGCTCCCGTGTCTATTCGGGTTAATCCCGATGTTGATCCCCAGACCCACCCGTATATTTCTACCGGGCTGAGCGGCAATAAATTCGGTGTACCCATGGCCGAAGCCATGACACAGTTTCAAATTGCTGCCAGGCTTCCTCATGTTGAGGTGATTGGCGTCGATTGTCACATAGGTTCCCAACTGACCCAGGTCAGCCCCTTTCGCGATGCCATGATTCGGGTTAAATTGCTGGTTGAGTCTTTGCGCCGGCTTGACATGGAGATTCGTTTTCTTGATATTGGCGGCGGCCTGGGAATCACCTATGATGCCGAAGTCCCGCCGCTGCCCAAGGAGTATGCCGAGGCGGTTATCGATGTACTCGGTGATTTGCAATGTACCCTGATTATGGAACCCGGTCGGGTGCTGGTCGGCAATGCCGGCATTATGGTGACCAAGGTTCTTTACACCAAACTGGGGGCGACCAAGAAATTTGTCATAGTCGACGCTGGGATGAATGATCTGGTACGACCCAGCCTCTATGGTGCTTATCAGAATATCATTCCTGTGAACCGGGCAGCCAGCGGCGATTCCGCTGATCTTCAACCTGTTGATGTGGTGGGCCCCATATGCGAATCGGGGGATTTTCTTGCGCAGGATCGCCCCCTGCCGTCGGTTTGCCAGGGTGATTTGCTGGCAGTTATGAGTGCCGGTGCCTACGGGTTTACCATGTCGTCAAATTATAACTCCCGTCCACGGGTGCCTGAAATTCTGGTTACCGGCGATCACTACCGGGTGATCCGCCAGCGGGAAACTTTTGCTGATCTGATCAGGGGTGAGCTTCTTTCGTAA
- a CDS encoding acetylornithine transaminase has product MNSQEIFTLSDAHVAPTYRRYPVALVRGRGMKLWDADGREYLDFLAGIAVCNLGHCHSLVTHAIAEQAKRLLHVSNLYYIEPQASLAAELCCKSFAQKVFFCNSGAEANEAAIKLARRYGHEVRGVAEGEIITMQRSFHGRTMATLSATGQEKIQLGYQPLLTGFTYVPFDDPQAVVRAITSKTCAVMVEPVQGEGGVVVPRPGYLQELRRICDDHGLLLILDEVQTGLGRTGRLFAHQHSGMTPDIMTLAKALGAGFPIGAMLATDKVANIFGPGSHASTFGGNPLACSAALASLKAIDTDDILANCQRQGVYLTGRLETLRERHACIKEIRGLGLMVGVDLGVPVGDIIQRCLERGILVGPAGEQTLRLTPPLIVTEADIETLMTVLDEVLP; this is encoded by the coding sequence ATGAATTCTCAAGAAATCTTCACCCTTAGCGATGCTCATGTTGCCCCTACCTACCGGCGCTATCCCGTGGCGTTGGTCCGTGGTCGGGGGATGAAGCTCTGGGATGCGGATGGTCGGGAATACCTTGATTTTCTCGCCGGGATTGCCGTCTGCAATCTGGGCCATTGCCATTCCCTGGTTACCCATGCCATTGCCGAGCAGGCCAAGAGATTGCTTCACGTTTCCAATCTGTATTATATAGAGCCGCAGGCCAGTCTGGCGGCGGAGCTTTGCTGCAAATCGTTTGCGCAAAAAGTTTTTTTCTGTAATTCCGGGGCGGAGGCGAATGAAGCGGCGATTAAGCTCGCCCGGCGTTATGGCCATGAGGTTCGGGGTGTTGCTGAAGGCGAAATTATCACCATGCAGCGCTCATTTCATGGTCGGACGATGGCTACTCTTTCGGCTACCGGACAAGAAAAGATCCAGCTTGGTTACCAGCCGCTGCTGACAGGTTTTACCTATGTGCCCTTTGATGATCCCCAGGCGGTGGTCAGGGCGATTACCAGTAAAACCTGTGCCGTTATGGTTGAGCCGGTCCAGGGAGAGGGCGGAGTTGTTGTTCCTCGGCCCGGTTATCTGCAGGAGCTGCGCCGCATCTGTGATGATCATGGTCTTCTGCTTATCCTGGATGAGGTTCAGACCGGGTTGGGGCGGACCGGCCGGCTGTTTGCCCATCAGCACAGCGGCATGACGCCGGACATTATGACGCTGGCCAAGGCCCTGGGAGCTGGTTTTCCCATCGGTGCGATGCTGGCCACCGACAAGGTCGCCAACATCTTTGGTCCCGGCAGTCATGCTTCGACATTTGGTGGCAATCCCTTGGCCTGCAGCGCGGCTCTTGCCTCCTTGAAGGCCATTGACACCGATGATATTCTGGCTAATTGCCAGCGGCAGGGAGTCTATCTGACGGGACGCCTTGAGACGCTGAGAGAGCGCCATGCCTGTATCAAGGAGATAAGGGGGCTTGGCCTGATGGTGGGAGTTGATCTCGGGGTTCCGGTGGGGGATATTATTCAACGCTGTCTGGAACGGGGCATTCTGGTTGGGCCGGCCGGTGAGCAGACGCTGCGCCTGACCCCCCCCCTGATTGTCACTGAAGCGGACATTGAGACGTTGATGACGGTCCTTGATGAGGTGCTGCCATGA
- a CDS encoding argininosuccinate synthase, protein MKAVKKIVLAYSGGLDTSVILKWLKNEYQCEVVAYAAELGQGKELAGIEEKAMATGASQVFVDDLRDEFVADYVFPMFRGNAIYEGTYLLGTSIARPLIAKRQIEIARQVGADAVAHGATGKGNDQVRFELAYHAMEPGITVIAPWRTWDLNSREKLIDYARHNGIPIPVSKEKPYSSDRNLLHISFEGGVLEDPWNEPPEDMFVLSVSPEQAPDRATYVEIDFQHGDPVALDGERMGPAALLQRLNELGGENGIGRVDLVENRFVGMKSRGVYETPGGTILYHAHRAMESITMDREVMFLRDSLVPEYARLIYNGFWFAPERLAMQTLIDHTQQNVSGTVRVKLYKGNCIVVGRKSPQSLYNPELATFEEDTVYDQQDAEGFIKLNALRLKAQSILARARDSR, encoded by the coding sequence ATGAAAGCCGTTAAAAAGATTGTTCTGGCTTATTCCGGTGGCTTGGATACCTCGGTCATCCTGAAATGGTTGAAAAACGAGTATCAATGTGAGGTGGTTGCCTATGCCGCCGAGCTCGGCCAGGGAAAAGAGCTTGCCGGGATAGAAGAGAAGGCGATGGCGACCGGTGCCAGTCAGGTGTTTGTTGATGATCTCCGGGATGAATTTGTCGCCGATTATGTTTTTCCCATGTTCCGTGGCAACGCCATTTATGAGGGAACCTATCTGCTGGGGACTTCCATTGCCCGGCCGCTGATTGCCAAGCGGCAGATCGAGATTGCCCGCCAGGTGGGGGCGGATGCCGTCGCCCATGGCGCTACCGGCAAGGGGAATGATCAGGTGCGTTTTGAACTTGCCTACCATGCCATGGAGCCCGGAATAACGGTTATTGCTCCGTGGCGGACCTGGGATCTCAACTCGCGGGAGAAGTTGATTGATTATGCCCGTCATAATGGCATTCCTATTCCGGTTTCCAAAGAAAAACCTTACAGCAGCGACCGGAATCTGCTGCACATCAGCTTTGAGGGAGGAGTGCTTGAGGATCCGTGGAACGAACCGCCGGAAGACATGTTTGTTCTTTCGGTTTCTCCTGAGCAGGCTCCCGATAGGGCAACCTATGTCGAAATTGACTTTCAGCATGGCGATCCGGTGGCGCTTGATGGTGAAAGGATGGGGCCGGCAGCATTGCTGCAGCGTCTTAACGAGCTGGGTGGGGAAAACGGTATCGGCCGGGTTGATCTGGTGGAAAATCGGTTCGTAGGCATGAAGTCACGCGGTGTCTACGAAACTCCCGGCGGTACCATCCTCTATCATGCGCACCGGGCGATGGAATCGATTACCATGGACCGGGAGGTGATGTTTTTGCGGGACTCCCTGGTGCCGGAATATGCCCGCCTGATCTATAATGGCTTCTGGTTTGCCCCTGAGCGGCTGGCCATGCAGACCCTTATCGACCATACGCAGCAGAACGTTTCAGGCACCGTCCGGGTAAAGCTGTATAAGGGCAACTGCATCGTGGTGGGGAGAAAATCACCCCAGAGTCTCTATAATCCGGAACTGGCCACCTTTGAGGAAGATACCGTCTATGACCAGCAGGATGCCGAGGGTTTTATCAAGTTGAATGCCCTGCGGCTGAAAGCCCAGTCTATCCTGGCCCGGGCCAGGGATTCCCGCTAG
- a CDS encoding YggS family pyridoxal phosphate-dependent enzyme, protein MEHSHDGQGHDSLAARLAAVQQEIVAACQRVARDPADVTLIAVSKTFSWEEILPAYRLGIRHFGENYMQDALQKISLSATYPDLCWHFIGHLQRNKVRFWSSRFHLFHCLDSVALARLLQKKAEQDQVVTSVLLQVKLGDEVSKSGVLPAELPFFMEELAGFPRLSVGGLMTIPPFTVDPEQGRAYYQQLRNLRDRLVARGLADQRVFRHLSMGMSHDFVVAVEEGATMVRVGSAIFGPRQR, encoded by the coding sequence ATGGAGCATAGTCATGATGGCCAGGGGCACGATTCGCTTGCAGCGCGTCTTGCTGCCGTGCAGCAAGAGATTGTGGCCGCCTGTCAGCGGGTGGCCCGGGACCCTGCTGATGTGACGCTGATTGCCGTTTCTAAAACGTTCAGCTGGGAGGAAATTCTGCCTGCTTACCGTTTGGGTATTCGCCATTTTGGTGAGAATTACATGCAGGACGCATTGCAAAAAATATCGCTGTCGGCCACCTATCCAGACCTGTGCTGGCATTTTATCGGTCATTTGCAGCGGAATAAAGTCCGTTTCTGGAGTTCCCGTTTTCATCTCTTCCATTGTCTCGATTCAGTGGCCCTGGCCAGGCTTCTGCAAAAAAAAGCCGAGCAGGATCAGGTTGTTACCTCAGTTCTTCTGCAAGTCAAGCTAGGGGATGAGGTGTCAAAATCAGGGGTGTTGCCGGCTGAGCTTCCCTTTTTCATGGAAGAGCTTGCCGGATTTCCGCGCCTGTCCGTTGGCGGTTTAATGACAATCCCCCCCTTTACGGTTGACCCGGAGCAAGGGCGAGCGTATTATCAGCAACTGCGCAACTTGCGTGATCGCCTGGTTGCCCGGGGATTGGCTGACCAGCGGGTATTTCGTCATCTTTCCATGGGAATGTCCCATGATTTTGTGGTGGCTGTGGAGGAGGGAGCGACGATGGTCAGGGTCGGTTCGGCAATTTTCGGCCCTCGTCAGCGGTGA
- the lspA gene encoding signal peptidase II yields the protein MKRLIPLVWIAGLVIMLDQASKILALTYLSPVYPLKVIDGCFSLTLVLNSGVAFGLFSQVAAAWKSAALLLLSGVTVLLLIWYYWREKEMHWLITTAFSLVVGGAVGNMIDRARLGKVVDFLDFYWHHHHWPAFNVADSAITIGVLLMLVATFRQNSSDNASSID from the coding sequence GTGAAGCGTCTGATACCATTGGTCTGGATAGCGGGGCTGGTTATTATGCTGGATCAGGCGAGTAAAATACTGGCCCTGACCTACCTGTCACCGGTGTACCCGTTAAAGGTTATTGATGGTTGCTTTTCCCTGACGCTGGTGCTGAATTCAGGGGTTGCCTTTGGTCTTTTTTCCCAGGTTGCCGCAGCCTGGAAGTCTGCAGCCTTGCTGCTGCTTTCCGGGGTCACCGTCCTGCTGCTGATCTGGTATTATTGGCGGGAAAAGGAGATGCATTGGTTGATAACCACTGCCTTCAGCCTTGTTGTTGGCGGGGCGGTGGGCAATATGATCGACCGGGCCCGCTTGGGCAAAGTTGTTGATTTTCTCGATTTTTACTGGCACCACCACCACTGGCCGGCCTTTAACGTTGCCGATTCGGCTATTACCATAGGTGTGCTGCTGATGCTTGTGGCTACCTTCAGGCAGAATAGTTCTGATAATGCATCCAGTATTGATTAA